One genomic region from Uloborus diversus isolate 005 chromosome 2, Udiv.v.3.1, whole genome shotgun sequence encodes:
- the LOC129217737 gene encoding PI-PLC X domain-containing protein 1-like produces MTKHSHHLMIIIIFIASSSSAPIENLVFTGCPLQKASAQAQVFITISSLAVAATERGVVKRQLELNWVSPNAQPGDSVGLYDRDPALNPEAPPLHALDPTRHHEGYFRSDVEIPVQFFNLTCLAKNPCLGFWAAYKDKNGSVLDSSCLQTRPFWMYENRKYLQSLLLHEAMIPGSHDSGSFYYENRTNTIIKYKYAQEEPIFDQLVYGLRYFDLRIGYYRHSQDKYYINHNFLKTEHSVKSVLNQVKQFLDNSKEIVILDFHNFPVGFDNSFIHMRLMQIILRTFRDYLIPTDAGGLTFGELWAKNKRVLVSYDNRLRYLHGKLLWPAIPRAWGNKQRPEDLKEYFAEFFRGPVPRGLWASMAELTPDARTIVLHPDAGLRSFAQVVNRNVTHWFRDLYWQRANIVATDYFLGNNIIDVAIDTNRYKALCPRKLWSS; encoded by the exons GCTGCCCGCTCCAAAAAGCATCCGCGCAAGCCCAAGTGTTCATCACCATCTCCTCCCTGGCAGTGGCCGCTACAGAAAGAGGCGTGGTCAAGCGGCAGTTGGAGCTGAACTGGGTGTCGCCCAACGCTCAGCCCGGAGACAGCGTCGGCCTGTACGACCGGGACCCCGCCCTAAACCCGGAAGCCCCGCCCCTCCACGCCCTGGACCCCACCCGACACCACGAAGGATACTTCCGCAGCGACGTCGAGATCCCCGTGCAGTTCTTCAACTTGACGTGCCTGGCCAAGAATCCCTGTCTCGGGTTTTGGGCGGCGTACAAGGACAAGAACG GCTCCGTCCTGGACAGCTCCTGCCTCCAGACCCGGCCGTTCTGGATGTACGAGAACCGGAAGTACCTCCAGTCCCTCCTCCTGCACGAGGCCATGATACCAGGGAGCCACGACTCGGGCTCCTTCTACTACGAGAACAGGACCAACACCATCATCAAGTACAAGTACGCGCAGGAGGAGCCCATCTTCGACCAGCTCGTCTACGGACTGCGGTACTTCGACCTGCGCATCGGGTACTACAGGCACAGCCAGGACAAGTACTACATCAACCACAACTTCCTCAAGACGGAGCATTCCGTCAAGTCCGTCCTCAACCAG GTGAAGCAGTTCCTCGACAACAGCAAGGAGATCGTGATCCTGGACTTCCACAACTTCCCCGTGGGCTTCGACAACAGCTTCATCCACATGCGCCTCATGCAGATCATCCTGCGCACCTTCCGCGACTACCTCATCCCCACCGACGCCGGCGGCCTCACCTTCGG GGAGCTGTGGGCAAAGAACAAGCGAGTCCTGGTCAGCTACGACAACAGGCTGCGCTATCTGCACGGCAAGCTTCTGTGGCCCGCCATTCCGAGGGCCTGGGGCAACAAGCAGCGGCCCGAGGACCTCAAGGAATACTTCGCGGAGTTCTTCAGGGGCCCCGTGCCCCGGGGGCTCTGGGCCTCCATGGCCGAGCTCACCCCGGACGCCCGGACCATCGTCCTGCACCCGGACGCCGGACTGCGCAGCTTCGCGCAGGTCGTCAACAGGAACGTCACGCACTGGTTCCGGGATCTGTACTGGCAGAGGGCCAACATCGTGGCGACCGATTACTTCCTGGGCAACAACATCATCGATGTGGCCATCGATACCAATCGATACAAGGCGCTCTGTCCCAGGAAGCTATGGAGCAGCTGA